TGAAATCGGCCAGGGAGGGCGTGACTTGCAGGAGCGTGACGCGGAGGTCCAGAGCCCTGGCCAGCCGTATAACCTGGGGCAGCGACTGCTCGGCCACGGGCGAGCCGTCCAGCGGCACGACGACGGCGCTGAGCTTCGCCTCCCCGGCGGGGCCGGCTTTGGAGCGCAAGGTAGCCCAGGGCGTCGACGACCCGATGGCCGGTCAGGTTCAGGTAGATGACTAACGGGGGACTCTCACGGGCAAGGTGATCGACTAACGTCAAAGTGCGGATGCAGCGGCCGTCGATGAGCTCATCGTGCATGAAGTCTAGCGAACAGCGCTTCTCTCGCCGCGTCGCGGTTGGCCGAATCTCCCGTCTCTGACGGGCAACCCAGCGCTGGGGGTGCTTGCGGCGGAGGCAGAGGCTTTCATCCCTGTATAGGCGGTAGAGGCGCTTGTGGTTGACGTGCCAGCCCTCCCGCCGTAGGAGCAGGTGGGGCCGTTCGTAGCCGTAGCTGACGCGAACAGCCGCAAGCTCCCTCAGGCGCATCCGCAAAGCCGCCTGCTCAGGCCGCACGCGCACGTACCTGCAGATCAGCGCCT
This region of Chloroflexota bacterium genomic DNA includes:
- a CDS encoding transposase translates to MRQHIHDLQVSYQALICRYVRVRPEQAALRMRLRELAAVRVSYGYERPHLLLRREGWHVNHKRLYRLYRDESLCLRRKHPQRWVARQRREIRPTATRREKRCSLDFMHDELIDGRCIRTLTLVDHLARESPPLVIYLNLTGHRVVDALGYLALQSRPRRGGEAQRRRRAAGRLARGRAVAAPGYTAGQGSGPPRHAPASHALPGRF